In the genome of Acidimicrobiales bacterium, the window TCCTCATGCTCACGATCGTGCTGAGCGGGCCGACCCTCGCCCTGACGGCGACGGCCAACGTGCCCCTCGTCCTGCTCGGCGGCGTGCTGATGGGCTTCGGGGTCGTGATGTGGAACGTGGTGACCGTGTCGCTGCGCCAGCGGGTCGCCCCCGACCACCTCCTCGGCCGGGTGAACGCCGGCTACCGGCTGCTGGCCTGGGGGACGATGCCGGTCGGCGCCTTCCTCGGCGGCCTCCTCGGCGAGCTCGTCGGCCTGCGGGCCACGTTCGTGATCGCCGGCGGGGGGTGCGCCCTGCTGCTCTTCCTGAAGCCGTTCGTCACCGACGAGGCCATGGAGGCGGCCGAGCGGGAGGCCGAGGAGCGGGCGGCGTCCGAGCCGGCGCCGGCCGCCCCCTAGCCTCCGGCCATCCTCCGCCGCTCGCCCCACGACCGGGAGATCCTCCGCCTCGGCGTGCCCGCGCTCGGCGCGCTCGTGGCCGAGCCGCTCTACGTGCTGGCCGACACGGCCGTCGTCGGCCACCTCGGCACGCCGGAGCTCGGCGGCCTGGCCGTCGCCACCAGCGTCATCCTCACCGGCTACGCGGTGTTCATCTTCCTGGCCTACGGGACGACGGCGGCCGTCTCCCGCCTGCTCGGGGCCGGCGACGAGCGGGCCGCCGCCGGCCAGGCCGTGCAGTCGCTGTGGCTGGCGGCCGGCATCGGGGCCGTGCTGGCGGCGGCCGGCTTCGTCGCCGCGCCCGCCCTGGTCGACGCGCTGGGCGCCGACGGCGCCGTCCGCGGCCACGCCCTGCTCTACCTGCGGGTCAGCCTCCCCGGCGTGCCCGCCCTCCTGCTGACCCTGGCCGGCGTCGGCTACCTGCGCGGCCTCCAGGACACCCGCACCCCGCTCGCCGTGGCCGCGGCGTCGGCGGCCGGGAACCTCGTCCTCGAGCTGGTGCTGATCTACGGGCTCGGCTACGGCATCGGGGCGTCGGCGCTGGCCACGGTCGTGGCCCAGTGGGGCGCGGCGGCCGTCTACGTGGTGCGCATCGCCGCCGCCGTCCGGCGCCTCGACGTGGGCCTCCGCCCCGACGGGCGGGCCATCGCCCGCCTGGCCGCCGTGGGCGGGGCGCTCCTCGTCCGCACCGCCGCGCTGCGGGCCTCCCTCACGGTGGCGACCGCGGTCGCCACCCGCCTCGGGCCCACCGAC includes:
- a CDS encoding MATE family efflux transporter; this translates as MPALGALVAEPLYVLADTAVVGHLGTPELGGLAVATSVILTGYAVFIFLAYGTTAAVSRLLGAGDERAAAGQAVQSLWLAAGIGAVLAAAGFVAAPALVDALGADGAVRGHALLYLRVSLPGVPALLLTLAGVGYLRGLQDTRTPLAVAAASAAGNLVLELVLIYGLGYGIGASALATVVAQWGAAAVYVVRIAAAVRRLDVGLRPDGRAIARLAAVGGALLVRTAALRASLTVATAVATRLGPTDVAAHAIAFELWNLLALVLDAVAIAGQAITGRLLGAGAVAEARAAGRRMIEWGVMSGVVLGAAVVALRPLLPGVFTDDPAVTALAGFLLWWVAAMQPVNGVVFVLDGILIGAGDLRFLAVAMLGAAALFVPAALAVATAGAGIGWLWAALGLLMLARLAVLGARFATPAWSVPGAVRAA